The Equus asinus isolate D_3611 breed Donkey chromosome 4, EquAss-T2T_v2, whole genome shotgun sequence genome has a segment encoding these proteins:
- the ARHGEF4 gene encoding rho guanine nucleotide exchange factor 4 isoform X3 produces MDDQELGFKAGDVIEVMDATNREWWWGRVADGEGWFPASFVRLRVNQDEPADDEALRAGAGGAEDGGTEAQSSKNQMRTNVINEILSTERDYIKHLRDICEGYIRQCRKRADMFSEEQLRTIFGNIEDIYRCQRAFVQALEQRVNRERPHLSELGACFLEHQADFQIYSEYCNNHPRACLELSRLAKLSKYVYFFEACRLLQKMIDISLDGFLLTPVQKICKYPLQLAELLKYTPPQHRDFKDVEAALHAMKNVAQLINERKRRLENIDKIAQWQSSIEDWEGEDLLVRSSELIYSGELTRVTQPQAKSQQRMFFLFDHQLIYCKKDLLRRDVLYYKGRVDMDDLEVADLEDGKDRDLHVSIRNAFRLHCGATGESHLLCARKPEQKQRWLKAFAREREQVQMDQETGFSITELQRKQAMLNASKQQATGKPKALSRPYYLTRQKHPALPTCLPQQQVLVLAEPKRKPSTFWHSISRLAPFRK; encoded by the exons ATGGATGACCAGGAACTGGGCTTCAAAGCTGGGGATGTCATCGAAGTAATGGATGCCACCAACAGAGAGTGGTGGTGGGGCCGTGTCGCCGACGGCGAGGGGTGGTTCCCAGCCAGCTTCGTGCGG CTGCGTGTGAACCAGGACGAGCCTGCGGACGACGAGGCGCTGCGGGCCGGGGCTGGCGGGGCGGAGGACGGCGGGACCGAGGCGCAGAGCAGCAAGAACCAGATGCGGACCAACGTCATCAACGAGATCCTCAGCACGGAGCGCGACTACATCAAGCACCTGCGCGACATCTGCGAG GGCTACATCAGGCAGTGCCGCAAGCGCGCCGACATGTTCAGCGAGGAGCAGCTGCGTACCATCTTCGGGAACATCGAGGACATCTACCGCTGCCAGAGGGCCTTCGTGCAGGCGCTGGAGCAGAGGGTCAACAGGGAGCGGCCGCACCTCAGCGAGCTGGGCGCCTGCTTCCTGGAGCAC CAAGCGGACTTCCAGATCTACTCCGAGTACTGCAACAACCACCCCCGCGCCTGCCTGGAGCTCTCCCGGCTGGCCAAGCTCAGCAAGTACGTGTACTTCTTCGAGGCCTGCCGGCTGTTGCAGAAGATGATTGACATCTCTCTGGACGGCTTCCTGCTGACCCCAGTGCAGAAGATCTGCAAGTACCCTCTGCAGCTGGCTGAGCTGCTCAAGTACACACCCCCCCAGCACAG GGATTTCAAGGACGTGGAGGCTGCTTTACATGCCATGAAGAACGTGGCCCAGCTCATCAATGAACGGAAACGGAGACTGGAAAACATCGACAAGATTGCTCAGTGGCAAAGCTCCATAGAGGACTGGGAG GGGGAAGACCTCCTGGTCAGGAGCTCAGAGCTTATCTACTCGGGGGAGCTGACTCGAGTTACACAGCCACAAGCCAAGAGCCAGCAGaggatgttttttctctttgaccACCAGCTCATCTACTGTAAGAAG GACCTTCTCCGCCGGGACGTGCTGTACTATAAAGGCCGAGTGGACATGGATGACCTGGAGGTGGCAGATCTGGAGGATGGGAAGGACAGAGACCTCCATGTGAGCATCAGGAACGCCTTCCGGCTGCACTGCGGCGCCACAGGAGAGAGCCACTTGCTGTGCGCCCGGAAGCCTGAACAGAAGCAGCGCTGGCTCAAGGCCTTCgccagggagagggagcaggtgCAGATGGACCAGGAGACAG GATTCTCCATCACTGAGCTGCAGAGGAAGCAGGCCATGCTGAATGCCAGCAAGCAGCAGGCCACCGGGAAGCCCAAAG CCCTCAGCCGGCCCTACTACCTGACACGCCAGAAGCACCCGGCACTGCCCACCTGCCTGCCCCAGCAACAGGTCTTGGTGCTGGCAGAGCCCAAGCGGAAGCCCTCCACCTTCTGGCACAGCATCAGCCGCCTGGCACCGTTCCGCAAGTGA